In the Bacillus amyloliquefaciens DSM 7 = ATCC 23350 genome, AACAGGATGGTTTGTAAGAGGACAGCGGAAGAAGGATTCAGCGCAGGATAGACAATAACGGCGGAACAGACGGAAATGACGGCATGCTTCCATAAGAGTCGTGCCAATTCATCATCACACCTTTCACGGTTTAAAAAAGGCTGACCCGTCATGCGGCGGGCCAGCCATTCTTTTTATTTTTCAAGGCGTTTTTCAAGCTCTGCTTTTTTCTCTTCAAATCCCGGTTTGCCGAGAAGCGCGAACATATTCACCTTATAGGCTTCAACACCCGGCTGATCAAACGGGTTGACTCCGAGCAGGTAACCGCTCATCGCCACCGCTTTTTCAAAGAAATAGACGAGATATCCAAATGTATATGCGTTAAGCTCCGGAATGTTGACAATTAAGTTAGGCACTTTTCCGTCTGTATGGGCAAGCATCGTGCCTTGGAACGCTTTTTTGTTGACGAAATCGACCGTTTTGCCGGCTAAATAATTTAAGCCGTCAAGATCATTTTCCGCTTCTTCAATAGTCAGCTCATGCTTCGGTTTTTCAACGTTTAATACAGTTTCAAACAGATCGCGTCTGCCTTCCTGCACGTATTGTCCGAGAGAGTGAAGGTCTGTTGAGAAGTTAGCGGAAGAAGGATAGATTCCTTTCTCGTCTTTTCCTTCACTTTCGCCGAAGAGCTGCTTCCACCATTCTGCAAAGTATTGCAGCGCAGGCTCGTAGTTGATGAGCATTTCAATGGTTCTTCCTTTATTATACAGAACATTGCGGACGACGGCGTATTGATAAGCCGCATTCTCTTCTAATTCCGAGCTGGAAAAGTCTTTGCTTGCATCCAGAGCGCCCTTCATCATTTCATCGATATCAGCCCCGCTTACCGCAATCGGCAGAAGGCCCACCGCAGTCAGAACGGAGAAACGTCCGCCGACATCATCAGGAATAACGAATGATTCAAAGCCTTCTTCATTAGAAAGCGTTTTTAAAGCGCCGCGCTCTTTATCTGTCGTCGCGTAAATCCGCGCTTTCGCTTCTTCTTTTCCGTATTTTTCTTCTAGAAGTTTGCGGAAAATCCGGAAAGCGATCGCAGGCTCCGTCGTCGTGCCGGATTTAGAAATTACATTGATAGAGAAATCAGCGTCTTCCAAAAGATCCATAACGTCTTTCATATAAGTTGAGCTGATATTGTTGCCGATAAAGATAACTTGAGGGTTTTTGCGTTTATCTTTCGGCAGGACAATATAGAAAGAATGATTGAGCGCTTCAATCGCCGCCCGGGCGCCTAAGTATGAACCGCCGATTCCGACGACGAGGAGCACGTCTGAATCTGATTTAATTTTTTCAGCGCTTTTTTTAATGCGCGCGAATTCTTCTTTATCGTAGTTTTCAGGGAGGTCCACCCAGCCTAAAAAGTCGCTTCCGGCGCCTGTTTTTTCATGGATATTATGGTGTGCCGTTTTTACGAAATCACGTGCGTATGTAAGTTCATGTTCATTGAAAAATGGTAACGCTCTTGAGTAATCAAAGCGTACATGCGTCATTTGCTTGTCCCTCCATAACGGTGAATTGTTTTCTCTTTCACTTTATATGAACTCCACCGCTAAATCAAGTCATGAAGAAGGCCGGGTGACTGCGGGATTTACGCAATCACTCCGGCCGGAAACCTGATCTTACAGAGACGCCTTCAGTATCGCAAGCACGTCATCTTTGTTCAGTTTTTGGAAATTGCCGAATCCGCCGTGTTCCATTTCTTTTGCGGCGATGTCTGCGATCAGTTCAAGCTTGTCTTCGCCGATGTCATAATCCGCAAGGCGGGACGGCGCGCCGAGGCTTGACCAGAACGCTGACAATTTATCGATACCTTCGAGCGCAATTTCTTTATCCGTTTTGCCTTCAGTATCAATGTCAAACATGTTGAGCATGAGGTTTTTAAAACGGTCTACATTTGTATCAAGCGTGTATCTCATCCAGTTCGGGAACAAAATCGCGAGTCCTCCCGCGTGAGGGATGTCATATACGGCTGATACGGCGTGCTCCATCGTGTGGGAAGCCCAATCGCCGAAATAGCCCATCTGCAGCGTGCCGTTTAATGCGATCGTACCCGCGTATAAAATCGTTTCGCGGTGCTTATAGTTCCCGAGGTCTTCCAAAAGCTTCGGCGCTGTTTCAATTACCGTCTGAAGTACCGCAAAGCACATTCTGTCCTGAAGCGGCGTGTTTTCAACATTGTGGAAATATTGTTCAAATACGTGGCTCATCATATCCACCATGCCGTATACGGTTTGGTTTTCAGGTACGCTGAATGTATTCTCAGGGTCTAAAATGGAGAAACGCGGATGAGTGACATTGCTGCCCCATACGAATTTTTCATTTGTTTCCCAATTTGTGATAACGGAATCCGGGTTCATTTCAGAGCCAGTCGCCGCAAGCGTCAGCACCGTGCCGAACGGAAGCGCGTCCTGCGCTGTTACTTTTTTGCTGTAAATGTCCCATGCGTCGCCGTCATACTTCGCTCCGGCCGCAATCGCTTTTGTACAGTCGATGACACTTCCGCCGCCGACTGCGAGAAGAAAATCAATCTCATGCTGTCTGCACAGCTCAATTCCTTTATTCACCGTTGCCAGACGCGGGTTTGGTTCAACGCCCGCAAGCTCATGAACAGATGCGCCTTCTTCTTTTAAGATGCCTGTTACTTGGTCATACAGGCCGTTTCTCTTAATGCTGCCGCCTCCGTATACAAGCAGTACATTTTTCCCGTATTGCTTCAGCTCTTTTTTCAATTGGTCGATTTGACCTTTTCCGAAAATCAGTTTCGTCGGATTGTAGTACGTAAAGTTCTCCATTCACAATAACCTCCAAAAAAATCGTAAGGGAATTACTATAACACAGAAAAAAAGGAGCTGCCAATTCGGCCGCCCCCTTTATTTGATTACAATGATGCTTTCAGTATCGCAAGCACATCTTCTTTTTGCAGTGATTTGAACTGTCCGAATGCGCCGTTTGCCATCGCTTTATCAGCAATCGTATCCAGCTTCTCGTCAGAAATGTCATAATCAGCGAGTCTGTTCGGAGCGCCGAGGCTCGTCCAGAACGCAGACAGCCTGCTGATCCCTTCAAGCGCGATCTCTTCATCTGATCTGCCTGTCTCGGCAATATCAAAGACACGGACGGCAAGCTGTTTAAAGCGGGCCGGATTTTCTTTGAGTACATGTCTCATCCAGTTCGGGAACAGAATCGCCAAACCTCCCGCGTGCGGTATATCGTAAACCGCAGACACCGCATGCTCGATGTTGTGTGTGGCCCAATCCCCTCTTGCGCCCATTGACAGCATTCCGTTCAATGCGATTGTGCCTGTATATAAAATCGTCTCACGAAGCTCGTAGTTCTCCAGATCATTGATCAGCTTCGGCGCTGTTTCAATCACCGTGCGCAGAAGCGATTCACACATCCGGTCCTGATACGGCGTGTTTGACGTGTGGTGGAAATATTGTTCAAATACGTGGCTCATCATATCGACCATGCCATAAATGGTGTGGTCTTTTGGAACGGTAAATGTGTTTACCGGATCAAGAATAGAGAATTTAGGATAAACGAGCGGGCTTCCCCATCCGTATTTCTCTTGTGTCTCCCAGTTTGTGATGACTGATCCGGAGTTCATCTCTGATCCGGTCGCCGCAAGCGTCAGCACTGTTCCGAACGGCAGCGCTTCTTTCGGCTGGTGTTTTTTCGTGACGATATCCCATGCGTCACCATCATATTTAGCACCCGCCGCGATGGCTTTCGTGCAGTCAATGACACTTCCGCCGCCGACGGCCAATAAGAAATCGATGTTGTTTTCTTTACAGAGCGCAACACCTTTGTTTACCGTTGAGACACGCGGATTCGGCTCTACGCCTGCCAATTCATGTACGGTAACTCCTGCTTTTTTCAGCAGCTCGGTTACTTGATCGTAAAGACCGTTGCGCTTAATGCTGCCGCCTCCGTATACGAGCAGCACGTTTTTTCCGTACGGCTTGATTTCTTCAGGAAGTTTTTCAACCTCTCCCTTTCCGAAAATCAATTTCGTCGGATTCCAATATGTAAAGTTTTGCATGACATCTCCTCCTTTGGATTTATATTATGCAGAAAGATGACGTTCAATGTAAAGCAATCCGCTTTTTTGACGGCACATCATACGGTTTACAGACGTCGTAACCTCGGGAATGGCACAGATATAGCTTGAAACAGTGTGATTTTCACGGCGGAGAATGTAGTATGCATAGATTCTTTGCTTTGTCACAATCTATAACTGTTTCACGAATTCATAGAGGAGGTTGTTTACATGAGTGTTATTCAGCGTATCTGTCTCGTTTTAACGATTATCGGCGCTATTAACTGGGGACTGATCGGATTTTTCCAATTTGATTTAGTAGCAGCCATCTTCGGCGGCCAAGGATCAGCTCTGTCGCGGATTATTTACGGCCTTGTCGGCATCGCCGGTCTGATCAATCTCGGCCTGCTGTTTAAGCCGAACGAAGAAACATCCCGCGAGGAAGCAACAAATCCGGAAGTCAGATAAACATAAAAAAAGCACCGAACATACATATCCGGTGCTTTTTTTTGATGCTTATTTTTTGATAAGGTCTTTGCGGTTGGACTGTTCAATCCACTCTTCAAGCTTATCTTTCAGTGTGTTGAAACCTTGCGGAGCAGAAGCTTCTTCAGAAACTTGAGCCGCTTTTGGTTTTCTTGGTTTGCTTTCTTTTCTTTCAGGCGCAGCTTGAGTCGCACGGATAGAAAGGCTGATTTTACCTTTTTCTTCGTCAACTGCAAGTACTTTTACTTGTACTTCGTCACCGATTGAAAGATGTTCATTGATGTCTTTTACGAAACCGTGAGTGACTTCAGAAATGTGCACAAGTCCTTGAGTTTCTTCATCTAATGCAACAAACGCACCATACGCTTGTAATCCTGTTACTTTACCAGTGTAAACACTGCCCACTTCAAATTTTGCTGCCATTCATAACAACTCCTAAGTTAAATTAAATACAGTTTATACGCAATTTAAAATTATATCATACAAGTTTGTTTTTCGCAAAGAGAACTTTTTTTATGAGGATGTTTAAGCACGGAAAAAGGAGGGTATACTATGTTTACGAAGGCTTTCTAGTATTCCCCCCCTTTTATTTGGATGCGAACTGGGTTCGTATCTTTTTTTATGCCCTTTTTTCAACAAACCGTTTGATTCTGACGAGCGCTTCCTGAATCTGCTCAATG is a window encoding:
- the yugI gene encoding S1 domain-containing post-transcriptional regulator GSP13, whose amino-acid sequence is MAAKFEVGSVYTGKVTGLQAYGAFVALDEETQGLVHISEVTHGFVKDINEHLSIGDEVQVKVLAVDEEKGKISLSIRATQAAPERKESKPRKPKAAQVSEEASAPQGFNTLKDKLEEWIEQSNRKDLIKK
- a CDS encoding iron-containing alcohol dehydrogenase, with translation MQNFTYWNPTKLIFGKGEVEKLPEEIKPYGKNVLLVYGGGSIKRNGLYDQVTELLKKAGVTVHELAGVEPNPRVSTVNKGVALCKENNIDFLLAVGGGSVIDCTKAIAAGAKYDGDAWDIVTKKHQPKEALPFGTVLTLAATGSEMNSGSVITNWETQEKYGWGSPLVYPKFSILDPVNTFTVPKDHTIYGMVDMMSHVFEQYFHHTSNTPYQDRMCESLLRTVIETAPKLINDLENYELRETILYTGTIALNGMLSMGARGDWATHNIEHAVSAVYDIPHAGGLAILFPNWMRHVLKENPARFKQLAVRVFDIAETGRSDEEIALEGISRLSAFWTSLGAPNRLADYDISDEKLDTIADKAMANGAFGQFKSLQKEDVLAILKASL
- a CDS encoding DUF378 domain-containing protein, giving the protein MSVIQRICLVLTIIGAINWGLIGFFQFDLVAAIFGGQGSALSRIIYGLVGIAGLINLGLLFKPNEETSREEATNPEVR
- a CDS encoding glucose-6-phosphate isomerase — protein: MTHVRFDYSRALPFFNEHELTYARDFVKTAHHNIHEKTGAGSDFLGWVDLPENYDKEEFARIKKSAEKIKSDSDVLLVVGIGGSYLGARAAIEALNHSFYIVLPKDKRKNPQVIFIGNNISSTYMKDVMDLLEDADFSINVISKSGTTTEPAIAFRIFRKLLEEKYGKEEAKARIYATTDKERGALKTLSNEEGFESFVIPDDVGGRFSVLTAVGLLPIAVSGADIDEMMKGALDASKDFSSSELEENAAYQYAVVRNVLYNKGRTIEMLINYEPALQYFAEWWKQLFGESEGKDEKGIYPSSANFSTDLHSLGQYVQEGRRDLFETVLNVEKPKHELTIEEAENDLDGLNYLAGKTVDFVNKKAFQGTMLAHTDGKVPNLIVNIPELNAYTFGYLVYFFEKAVAMSGYLLGVNPFDQPGVEAYKVNMFALLGKPGFEEKKAELEKRLEK
- a CDS encoding iron-containing alcohol dehydrogenase; translated protein: MENFTYYNPTKLIFGKGQIDQLKKELKQYGKNVLLVYGGGSIKRNGLYDQVTGILKEEGASVHELAGVEPNPRLATVNKGIELCRQHEIDFLLAVGGGSVIDCTKAIAAGAKYDGDAWDIYSKKVTAQDALPFGTVLTLAATGSEMNPDSVITNWETNEKFVWGSNVTHPRFSILDPENTFSVPENQTVYGMVDMMSHVFEQYFHNVENTPLQDRMCFAVLQTVIETAPKLLEDLGNYKHRETILYAGTIALNGTLQMGYFGDWASHTMEHAVSAVYDIPHAGGLAILFPNWMRYTLDTNVDRFKNLMLNMFDIDTEGKTDKEIALEGIDKLSAFWSSLGAPSRLADYDIGEDKLELIADIAAKEMEHGGFGNFQKLNKDDVLAILKASL